The DNA sequence TAAGTTTGCACTTTAAACACcctgtatattttatttttattttgtactacATTCCTTAAATCTTCGCTGCtgcaacactgcaaatttccccactgtagGATTTATAAATTATCTTAAATAGGTTGCAGCCACCTACCAAAattgtcattaaaaaataaaagttcttCATTTGTTTATCTAAAATACACAAGCTCATTATGGCACTTGTAGCAAAAGAGACAATATCTCCAGCAGGAATCAAGTTTTCACAAGAGACaatttatatatctatatatatttattagtaTTTGCAGTTCATGATTTGTACAATTAATAAATACTGATTTCGAACATGAAACATACTGATATTCAGTACTGATACTGAAATCTGCACAACAGAGAGTTGATGAATTACATACAGAATCTGCATCTGCATCAGACAATAAAATCCACGAGGACAATCCTTTTTCATTGTGGCTTCTTGGGCATTGCAGCACTTATGAGCTCGTACACAACATAGCCAGCCCCTGTGAAGAGATCAAACAAGCATCGCAGATGTGACTCAGACACACTGACGAGAAAATCATCTGGACTTCAAACAATGTCAGGATGTATCATGAAATTGCAGTAATTTTACTTTCaaagacagtaaaaacactGGGGTCAAGTCACGGGTATGATGTGTATTCTATCCAAAAGAAACACACGGAGAAATGTGAAAAGAGCCTGACTCAGACAAATGAATGCTGACATACCAAACACAGTGAGAGCCATTGTGGTTCTGTAGAGCAGAGCGTCCTTTGAGCCGCCCTTCAGATGGATGGGCATACCGTTATCCTCCTGTTCAacgagagaggaagaaaaatatattattacctgaaaaaaaaacccaacaaccaTGTATTCCTGATTTTGTAgtgattgattttttaaaatacatataagTGATGTGAGCATATGTTTCATGTTCTATAtaatctactttttttttctcccccaacaggattttttcagtttctcgGCAAAGAGCTTATCTCTGGGTAAACACAGCAATGAAGTTGTGCCGTACAGTACATTATGTATTGAAGCAGCGCTTGTTCTGGGGTTTAGCAGCAAGAGTAGGTCATTTGTCAACTCTATTTACAGTGACTTTTAGCACTATGCAAGATCAGCAAAGCCTGCTGCATTGGGACATTGATTCTGCAATGAAATTAGCAGGTTGTAAGCATAATTAGTATGACTCAGAGCCCCAGCTATACAGGTGAAGGTCATGTAAACATTAGAGGTGGAAACTCACTTATACTTATTTGTCAGGCTACaaagaagataaaataagattCTGTCTCCAGAACCTGGGAATAAAATagagatttttattattatcattatcagtACAGAAAGATCATTTCTCATCTCTTAAAAactcacaaataaaaacaaagttttcATATCAAGTCAGCACATAATTACTTTAACAGTATGACAAAAGGGACCGACTGTGAGTTCATCATAAAACACTGCTGAAAACAATCTCATTTAAGCAATTCTTCTCGAAGTTTCACTTCCATGTAAACTATGATAAAGTCTGTATTCAgttagtaataaaaaaaaaatctacctaaGGCAGGTATACTTCTACAGTTTATACTGATACACAGACAAGGAAGAAAACTAAATGGAGTGAATCAAACACTTACAGAGGCTGTGCTTTTCTCCAAAGAGATTAATCCTACCTGAAacagtttttgcttttgcttCACAGTGTTATCAAGCTGTCGGCGGGCACTGCTGGCGATGGTCCGCCTGGAAAGCTGCTGAAGACTCTGGtcatacagacacaaaattttAAGGTCGTTCAAAGAGCCATGACTTAAGAACAGAAAATAGTGGATGACAATTATtatggatgactgagaatctgcacGTACACATAATAGTCATATTTATTGCGGTAACAGTACAAGGACACAGAAGTGACACAAAGTACAACAACTCTAATTAATTAACAGTGTAAGTTTGAAAGTTCAATAGGCTTTGTTTTAACTTGTCCTGgatgaaaatattcacacactTTGAAGCGAGTGTGCTAAAAatagttcattttaaaatttttacaaaatgGTGACATCTGCTGGACAACTTTGTCTactacacagagacaaatcTTTGATGTGCTCAGTAAAGATTATATTATACAAACTGTCAGATCATACATGAGCAAAAATATATGACGATTATTGACTTCTTACTAAGCTTTGATTTACTTGTTATAGATTTAGCAGCAAATATAGAACAAAATTTACATTATGTTAATCAGATTGGAGAATatataatttaaacaaaactgtGGTGCACACATAATATATTCGATCAGAGGTTTCAGGGAAGTACTGTTTAAAGTGTTCTTTACAACAGCTTATCACGTCTTTTGGACATCAGTAAACTGACCTAGAAAATTTCTGACTGAATATTTACAAATTAGAATGATGAAATTAATTAACTATTTAGGAGCACCACCGAGATTATCATAGCAACAGATAATATATTTAAGTTTAAAACAGTAGACAGACTGAGCAATTTTATAAAAGTGAGCATTCAGATCTGTCCAAAACATCTGAGATGTTTACAGTAACAGGTGTAgatgtgtttctgtgctatACTTAGAAAAGGCATAAGAGATATTAATGTCAATAAATTTGAGGGTAACATAACAGTTAGTGGAGTATGTTGtcagtaaaatgtgaaaattcacTTCTTCTTTGAAATGAAAGCCAGAGCCTTTTCTGGTTTATGTATTCAGTCAAAAAAACTTGCCTCTATGTACagctttcttctttcttcagAGAGTTAGgtgaatatattattattattacgtGTTATTACTCTTTATATCTGTTAGTTCATTTCCATCCAGCATCAGTACAGACTGTTATACTATTTTCACCATAATTTAAGTGCCTTTTCACAAGTTGGATTAATCCATCcggagataaaaaaaacaataataatatttccTTTAAGGTATTAGGAAACTGtgaacaaatatttgctgttcaTATGAAAGCATGTTATCATTTTCATGGAGAGTTTTGTAATACAACTTCTAGAGGTCAGTTCCTCAACGACTGCTATCTAACATCAGCAGCTTCACCCTGACCTGCTTTAGCCAGCTGTTAGCTAGCGTCCTCACTAACAAAACCTCTGCTAAAGTCAATAACGGGGAAGAACAACACcatacaaaaacaataaaacatttttttcctacgTGAAACGACGTTATTTCATATTGTGTCGTGCTAAACAGAAGTTAAGCTAACTTTGAAAAGTTGGGACCGTTATTCGAAACAAAGGACTGACACAGAAAATGAGTATTGCATGAAAttataaaactgtcaaaacaccGTCATGACAAAACTGTAACGTTAAACATCAAATACACGTGAATAAACTTGTTTCTTACCATAAGTTGTCTATACATTTTGACTAATGCTGCTCCGCTGAGTAACGCTGCTGAAGGTAGAGCACAAGGACAGACACTGACAGCCAGACTACCCACAATCCTTTGGGGGAGTCCTGTCACATGACTTTGTTATTATTAGTGAATGACTAATACAACTTAAAAATAACGTCAATAAATTGCAGAACCTTAAAAACAATAAGtgttgatatttatttattcattcatttagttagttagttagttagttagttagttagttagttagttagttagttagttagttagttagttagttagttagttagttagttagttgtTTAAacgtatttttcattttcaagagATTTCAGAGTGGCATTGATACAAAATGTGAGATACAGTACTGTAGGTAAAATGAGTCTTCCCATTTTGTTTCTATGTTTAACTCACATCAATTTTAAATGCAAGCCAGCTGGAGTAGTGGTTCTCAAACTGTGTGCCTTGGAATCAGGCTTATTTAGATGATTTATCGTTATAAGTCATATGAAAAGGTGTGTCTTGAAAAtacttgtttttgtaaatttaattgtaatttggATGACCACCCTCTGTAACAGAGATGTAAGTGCTGGTAAGGAGAACAAGTTCACCCATAAAATCTCACAACATGATACCCCAAATGAATACCAAATACTATTAATAAGAGCACATTTGCTGCTAAtgcagctggaaaaaaaaataaaatctgtccaTATCCTAACAGTAACTTATGCAACTATGGCATcttaaattaaaagaaataaaaagtgtcTTCATTTCTACTTGGCTATATGTTGCCGTATCTTTTAGTTACTGTATTAATAAGAGAGGCTATGTTCTTGAttcacactgaacaaaaatataaggGCACAGTGAAAATGCTCTTCTTTTCTGGCACAGAGAAACAGTGAAAagtctaatttttatttttagaattggAAAAGGATTGctgcactttcgccttgcagctagatgaTCCCTAGTTCACATCGCTGCCTTCCTAGGATCTTTCTGcttggagtttgtatgttctccctgtgcatgtgtggattttctccaggtatTCTGGCTTCTTCCCGCAGTCCATAAACATGCTCAGATTAATTGGTagttctaaattgtccataggtgtgaatgcaagtgtgattatgcgtctctatatgtagtcctgtgatagactggtgacctgtccagggtgtcccctgccttcaccctaagtcatctgggata is a window from the Amphiprion ocellaris isolate individual 3 ecotype Okinawa chromosome 20, ASM2253959v1, whole genome shotgun sequence genome containing:
- the LOC111569655 gene encoding cytochrome c oxidase subunit 7A2, mitochondrial produces the protein MYRQLMSLQQLSRRTIASSARRQLDNTVKQKQKLFQEDNGMPIHLKGGSKDALLYRTTMALTVFGAGYVVYELISAAMPKKPQ